One Amycolatopsis sp. NBC_00355 genomic window carries:
- a CDS encoding FAD-binding oxidoreductase, which produces MLIDDLAAALPADRLVRDPDVLRSFAHDEAEWAPHGQPAVVVRPHTAEEVQTVVRQCVRHRTPLVPRGAGTGLSGGANAADGCVVLVTDRLRAIKEIDEQERLAVLEPGVVNDDLRAACAERGLWYPPDPASSPWSTIGGNVATNAGGICCVKYGVTRDYVLGLQVVTGTGELVRLGRRTAKGVAGYDLAGLMVGSEGTLGVITEITVRLRPARAAERTVAGYFDTTVAAGEAAAAVAARGVLPSALELVDRHCLAAVDAWKNMGLSADANVVLLGRTDAPGAQGEHEAAVLLECFEQAGATWAAQSSDQAEADALFDARRLAYPALERLGPVLTEDVCVPTQAVPEMLARIDRAALRHDVVIANIAHIGDGNLHPLLVTPPDDETARKNAQAAFDDIISDALDLGGTVTGEHGVGLLKRPGLTRELGPAVLELHRAVKRALDPHQILNPGKVFHEGTPA; this is translated from the coding sequence ATGCTGATCGACGACCTGGCCGCCGCCCTGCCGGCCGACCGCCTGGTCCGCGACCCGGACGTGCTGCGGAGTTTCGCCCACGACGAAGCCGAATGGGCGCCCCACGGGCAGCCCGCCGTCGTGGTCCGGCCGCACACCGCCGAAGAGGTCCAGACCGTGGTGCGGCAGTGCGTCCGGCACCGCACGCCGCTGGTCCCCCGCGGCGCCGGCACCGGGCTGTCCGGTGGCGCGAACGCCGCCGACGGCTGTGTGGTGCTGGTGACCGACCGGCTGCGCGCGATCAAGGAGATCGACGAGCAGGAACGGCTCGCGGTCCTCGAGCCCGGGGTGGTCAACGACGACCTGCGCGCGGCCTGCGCCGAGCGCGGGCTCTGGTACCCGCCGGACCCGGCGAGCTCACCGTGGTCGACGATCGGCGGCAACGTGGCGACCAACGCCGGCGGCATCTGCTGCGTGAAGTACGGCGTCACCCGCGACTACGTCCTCGGCCTGCAGGTCGTCACCGGCACCGGCGAGCTCGTCCGGCTCGGCCGCCGCACCGCGAAGGGCGTGGCGGGTTACGACCTGGCCGGGCTGATGGTCGGTTCCGAAGGCACGCTGGGCGTCATCACCGAGATCACCGTGCGGCTGCGCCCGGCGCGGGCCGCGGAACGGACGGTGGCCGGCTACTTCGACACGACGGTCGCGGCCGGGGAAGCCGCCGCGGCGGTCGCGGCGCGGGGCGTGCTGCCCTCGGCGCTCGAACTCGTCGACCGGCACTGCCTCGCCGCGGTCGACGCGTGGAAGAACATGGGCCTGAGCGCGGACGCGAACGTCGTGCTCCTGGGCCGCACCGACGCGCCCGGCGCGCAAGGCGAGCACGAAGCCGCCGTGCTGCTCGAATGCTTCGAACAGGCCGGGGCGACGTGGGCCGCGCAGTCGTCCGACCAGGCCGAGGCCGACGCGCTGTTCGACGCCCGGCGCCTCGCCTACCCCGCGCTGGAACGGCTCGGGCCGGTGCTCACCGAGGACGTCTGCGTGCCGACGCAGGCGGTGCCCGAGATGCTCGCCCGGATCGACCGGGCCGCGCTGCGCCACGACGTCGTGATCGCCAACATCGCGCACATCGGCGACGGCAACCTGCACCCGCTGCTGGTGACCCCGCCCGACGACGAGACCGCGCGGAAGAACGCCCAGGCCGCGTTCGACGACATCATCTCCGACGCGCTCGACCTCGGCGGCACGGTCACCGGGGAGCACGGTGTCGGCCTGCTCAAGCGACCCGGCCTGACGCGGGAGCTCGGCCCGGCCGTGCTCGAGCTGCACCGCGCGGTCAAGCGGGCCCTCGACCCGCACCAGATCTTGAACCCCGGCAAGGTTTTCCACGAAGGGACCCCCGCATGA